AAAAATATAAACAGATTGAAAACTTTTCAAAAATCTGTGAAAGGTTTTCAACCTGCTTTACTTTCTTCTATAACAATGTATCTTATTATTTGATACGTATCTCGTATTTCCTTATCGTATCTGCGGCCTCTTCTGGTGTCTTCGCTGCTGCAAGTTCTTCCTTAAACCCACGATTTGTCAGCATATTGACCAAATGAAAGAAGGCTTTCATATGCTTTTTATGATCTTCTGTGCTCATGCAGCAGAAAAATCTTACCTTAGCGATCTCTCCGTCAATATCTTCGATCGTAACAGGTTCTTTTAAGCGGATCAAGTTCATTCCAACTTCATTGCATCCTCTGTCAAATCCTTCATGTGGTAATGCAAATTCTGGAGAGATTATAATGTAGGCACCATTCTCCTTTACATTGTCGATCATGGCATCAATATATTTATCTTCTATCTTGCCTTGATCTAATAATGGCTGTGCTGATCTGATAATCGCATCTCTCCAATCACTACATTCTATGTCTAGCTGAATATCGGCTGCTGTTAATAATTCACATAAAAATGGTTCCTGTATCTCTACTTCAATCCCAAAGAATTCCTGTACTTTTCTTGTTACTTGATTCATCAATGAAGGATCTTTGATAATCTGACTTAATTCATCGATCAATTTCTGTGCATCTTTTTGTGGCAATGCAACTCTTTCCTGAATCGGAATTGGTTCAATCTTATGTTTTTCCTGAATCTCTTCAATCTTTCCATTTACTCTTAAATAATCTTCATCAGAAAATACCGGAGATACAAGAATGTATTCCCCTTCATAGTCTCTTAATGGAATTGTTGATATCACGAGATCAATATTCTGATACTTCTCATTATCCAGTAAATGTGCTGAAACTACATCTACCACATGAAAATCAAAACGATTCCTCATCTTGGCAAGAAGCAGCTGCGAAGTTCCGATTCCTCCGCCACATACGATCAGCACACGGAATTCCACTTCTTTTTTCTTTCTGCGCTCTAGCGCTGCACAAATATGAATTACAATATAGTCAATCTCAATCTCAGATATCTCTCGATCCATAAAATTACTTAGCATATCTTTATACTTTTGAACAACTTCTAAGACCTTAGGATTCTTTTCCACATATTGTTTTAGAAAATCATCCCTCTGTGTTACATTAAAGGAACGCATAATGATAGATTCTAAATGATCTGTCAGATTCTCATAAAACGCAAAATCTCTATTTAAGTTTACACCAAGATCTTTTGAAATATGTTCAATAAATTTTCTTGTAACCAGTTGAAGTCCTATAATCTTTTGTTCTCTTCGCTGTCTTTTTACATAGCTCATACTATCCAGCACACCACATAAGAAATCCACTTCGCCTTTGGCATCTTCTAAATCCCAATACTGACAGATGTATTTTTGAATATCTTTCGCCATTGCATATTTGCTTTTGTTCCCTTCAATTGGTTCTGTCATTACATTTCCATTGCGAATTCTTTCAATGGAAAGCATCAGATATTGAAGTAAATAGTCAAAAGAATCATCCGTCATAAATCTTCCATAGGCATGTTCCTGTTCATTGATGATCTTTTGAAGATTCCTTCGTTCATCTTCACTCATCTTAATTTCCATATTCAGACCTTTAAAAAAACTCCGGATTGTTGAATTTTCTTTAATTCCATTAGAACCTACAGACATTAATCTTAATAAGAATAAACGTTTATCTCCTTCTAATCCTTCAAGTCTTAATCCTTTATTTGAATGTGAGATTACTTTTAATTTTCCTGATTCCAACATTCTTTTGACTTCATCCAGATCATTAATGATCGTAGCACGGCTTACATATAATATATCTGCGATTTGTGATAATGTAATATGATCTTTCGTATTGATCAAAATTGCTGCTGCAAGCATTCTTCGTTCTTCTTTTGATAGTTTGTATGTATAAAAATCTTCCTGCTGTGTTGTCTCTCTCGCCTGACTTATATCTTCTTCCATCACGATTAAGCCGTTACTTCCAAAACGGATCGGTTTGATCTCTTGTTCTTTGAGGTAGTCATTGATATCTTTAATATCATTACGAATCGTGCGTTCTGAAACCTCAAATTTTGCTGCTAGTGTTGAAATCGTGTGATCATTTTCTCTTCGGCCTAACAAATCTAATATTTCTTTTGATCGCTTTTTCATATGATTTTGCCTCCTGTGTAATGTATATATTATAATACATTACGCAAGAGGCTTCAAAATATTTTATAAATTCAACGCTTCGATTGGTTTTAAATTCGCTGCCTTATTAGCAGGATATAATCCAAACACGATTCCAAGTATCGCTGAAAATGCTAATGCGATCAGACTAATTCCTGCTGATATCGTATAATCTGCTGACATTAACTGATTCATTCCAAAAATGGTTGCTGCACTTAATGCGATTCCGATCACACCTCCCATACAGGACAGAACGGTTGACTCGATCATAAATTGAGCCAGGATATCTTTCTTCTTCGCCCCGATGGCTTTTCGGATTCCGATCTCTTTTGTTCGTTCTGTAACGGACACAAGCATGATGTTCATGATTCCGATCCCACCTACCAGAAGTGAGATTCCTGCGATTCCTCCGATCATATATGTCATGGAGTTTGTAACGTCGCTGACGCTGTCTGCGATATCAGACTGATTTGTGATCGTATAGGAATCTTCATCTCCTGTTTTTTCTAACAGGAAGCTATCTACTGCACTTTCTGCCATGTTAAGCATTCCTTCATTTGTTGCAGATACATAAAAACTGCTGATCGTGCTGTTTTGCATGATCCTTTGTGCTGTTGTAAATGGAGTATAGATTACTGAATCGTTGGAGTCTCTCTGAGATGATCCATCTTCTTCTAAGACTCCTATGATCTTGAAGTTTCTTCCTGAGATTCGGATTGTTTCTCCTTCTACATCGGTATGTCCAAATAAGTCTTTGGCTGCTGTGACTCCAATGAGGCAGACTTGCAGCCGGTTATCATTATCTACATCTAAGATATAACGTCCTTTTTGTACACTGATATTTTGAATATCTTCGTATTCCTCTGTAATTCCTTTTAATGTTACACTGGATGAATTTCCAGATGCTTTTGCTGTAGAGCTTCCTGAAATGATCGGTGATACACTCTCGATTGCTGGGTTATTTTCAAGGCTTTTAATGTCACTGGTTGTGATCTTATTGCTTCTTCTGCTTGTTACCGTTGCTGAGATCACATTGCCGCCTAATTGTGATAATGTGTCACTGACGTTATTTGTCGTACTTTGTACAATCGATACAAGAACTGTAACACTCATCACACCGATAATGATTCCAAGCATGGTTAAGAATGATCTTAATTTTGTTGAACATATAGAAGCAAATGCCATTTTAATTGCTTGTGTGATCTTCATATTCTGCCTCACCTCCTGAATCTTTTATGATCTTTCCATCGCTGATTTGTAGCTGTCGCGGTGCTTCCATTGCCACATTGTTGTCATGTGTGATCAATACGATCGTATTTCCTTCTTCATAAAGGTTATGCAGCAACATCATGATCTCTTTTCCTGATCTGGAATCTAAATTTCCTGTCGGTTCGTCGGCAAGGATCAGGGATGGCTCTCCGACTAACGCTCTTGCGATCGCGACCCTTTGCTGCTGTCCTCCGGAAAGCTGATTAGGTTTGTGGTTCATTCGTTTTTCCAAACCAACTGCTTTTAATGCCTTTACTGCTTTTTCTCTTCGCTTCTTTGTCGGCATTCCCTGATAGATCAGCGGAAGTTCTACATTCTCCAGTGCGGAGAGTTTTGGTAGCAGATGGAACTGTTGAAAGATAAATCCAATCTTTTTATTGCGGATCACTGATAATTCTTTTTCTTTACATTTTAAAATATCTGTTCCATCCAGTGTTATTTCTCCAGAATCCGGGCGGTCAAGGCATCCAAGCATATTCATAAATGTTGATTTTCCGCTTCCTGACTGCCCGATGATTGCCACAAATTCGTGCTCTTTGATCGAAAGTGACACATCATCCAATGCATGAACTTCTTCTCCACCAAGAAA
The sequence above is drawn from the Anaerostipes hadrus ATCC 29173 = JCM 17467 genome and encodes:
- a CDS encoding BglG family transcription antiterminator, which gives rise to MKKRSKEILDLLGRRENDHTISTLAAKFEVSERTIRNDIKDINDYLKEQEIKPIRFGSNGLIVMEEDISQARETTQQEDFYTYKLSKEERRMLAAAILINTKDHITLSQIADILYVSRATIINDLDEVKRMLESGKLKVISHSNKGLRLEGLEGDKRLFLLRLMSVGSNGIKENSTIRSFFKGLNMEIKMSEDERRNLQKIINEQEHAYGRFMTDDSFDYLLQYLMLSIERIRNGNVMTEPIEGNKSKYAMAKDIQKYICQYWDLEDAKGEVDFLCGVLDSMSYVKRQRREQKIIGLQLVTRKFIEHISKDLGVNLNRDFAFYENLTDHLESIIMRSFNVTQRDDFLKQYVEKNPKVLEVVQKYKDMLSNFMDREISEIEIDYIVIHICAALERRKKKEVEFRVLIVCGGGIGTSQLLLAKMRNRFDFHVVDVVSAHLLDNEKYQNIDLVISTIPLRDYEGEYILVSPVFSDEDYLRVNGKIEEIQEKHKIEPIPIQERVALPQKDAQKLIDELSQIIKDPSLMNQVTRKVQEFFGIEVEIQEPFLCELLTAADIQLDIECSDWRDAIIRSAQPLLDQGKIEDKYIDAMIDNVKENGAYIIISPEFALPHEGFDRGCNEVGMNLIRLKEPVTIEDIDGEIAKVRFFCCMSTEDHKKHMKAFFHLVNMLTNRGFKEELAAAKTPEEAADTIRKYEIRIK
- a CDS encoding ABC transporter permease encodes the protein MKITQAIKMAFASICSTKLRSFLTMLGIIIGVMSVTVLVSIVQSTTNNVSDTLSQLGGNVISATVTSRRSNKITTSDIKSLENNPAIESVSPIISGSSTAKASGNSSSVTLKGITEEYEDIQNISVQKGRYILDVDNDNRLQVCLIGVTAAKDLFGHTDVEGETIRISGRNFKIIGVLEEDGSSQRDSNDSVIYTPFTTAQRIMQNSTISSFYVSATNEGMLNMAESAVDSFLLEKTGDEDSYTITNQSDIADSVSDVTNSMTYMIGGIAGISLLVGGIGIMNIMLVSVTERTKEIGIRKAIGAKKKDILAQFMIESTVLSCMGGVIGIALSAATIFGMNQLMSADYTISAGISLIALAFSAILGIVFGLYPANKAANLKPIEALNL
- a CDS encoding ABC transporter ATP-binding protein; translated protein: MISVKNLKKTYFLGGEEVHALDDVSLSIKEHEFVAIIGQSGSGKSTFMNMLGCLDRPDSGEITLDGTDILKCKEKELSVIRNKKIGFIFQQFHLLPKLSALENVELPLIYQGMPTKKRREKAVKALKAVGLEKRMNHKPNQLSGGQQQRVAIARALVGEPSLILADEPTGNLDSRSGKEIMMLLHNLYEEGNTIVLITHDNNVAMEAPRQLQISDGKIIKDSGGEAEYEDHTSN